Proteins from a single region of Choloepus didactylus isolate mChoDid1 chromosome 10, mChoDid1.pri, whole genome shotgun sequence:
- the LOC119545352 gene encoding olfactory receptor 13C3-like, translating to MDKYNKTFVSEFILLGLLGHPKLEMIYFALLLMMYLVLLLGNSVLIIASIFDSRLHTPMYFFLGNLSFLDICYTSSSIPSTLVSLISKKRSISFYGCAVQMFLVFAMGSTECFLLGMMAFDRYVAICNPLRYPIIMSKVASVLMASMSWLSGGINSTVQTALAMRLPFCGNNIINHFACEILAVLKLACADISLNVGTMLVSNVAFLVLPLLVIFFSYILILYTILRMKSATGRRKAFSTCSSHLTVVIIFYGTVFFMYAKPMSQDQPGKDKFQTSDKLMSLFYGAMTPMLNPIIYSLRNKDVKAAVKYLLTCKSIQ from the coding sequence ATGGATAAGTATAACAAGACATTTGTATCAGAATTTATTCTTCTGGGCCTTTTGGGTCATCCAAAACTTGAAATGATTTACTTTGCTCTGCTTCTAATGATGTATCTAGTGCTTCTACTTGGCAACAGTGTTCTCATCATAGCAAGCATCTTTGATTCTCGTCTTCATACCCCAATGTACTTCTTCTTAGGaaacctctctttcctggatATCTGTTATACATCCTCCTCCATTCCTTCAACACTGGTGAGCTTAATCTCAAAGAAAAGAAGCATTTCCTTCTATGGCTGTGCAGTACAGATGTTCCTTGTGTTTGCCATGGGGTCAACAGAGTGTTTCCTCCTTGGCATGATGGCTtttgaccgctatgtggccatctgcaaccCCCTGAGATACCCCATCATCATGAGCAAGGTGGCGTCTGTGCTGATGGCTTCCATGTCCTGGCTCTCTGGTGGAATCAACTCAACTGTACAAACAGCTCTTGCCATGAGGCTGCCCTTTTGTGGGAATAATATCATTAATCATTTTGCATGTGAAATCTTGGCTGTCCTCAAGTTAGCTTGTGCTGACATATCCCTCAATGTTGGCACTATGCTAGTGTCCAATGTGGCTTTCCTGGTTCTTCCACTGCTGGTCATCTTCTTCTCCTATATTCTCATCCTCTACACCATCTTGAGAATGAAATCAGCCACTGGGAGGCGCAAGGCCTTTTCCACCTGCTCTTCGCATCTGACTGTGGTGATCATATTTTATGGTACagttttctttatgtatgcaaaaCCCATGTCTCAAGACCAGCCTGGGAAAGACAAATTTCAAACTTCAGACAAACTCATGTCCCTGTTTTATGGGGCAATGACACCCATGCTGAATCCTATCATCTACAGTTTGAGGAATAAGGATGTAAAAGCTGCTGTGAAATATCTGTTGACCTGCAAATCTATCCAATAA